One region of Archocentrus centrarchus isolate MPI-CPG fArcCen1 chromosome 6, fArcCen1, whole genome shotgun sequence genomic DNA includes:
- the cav2 gene encoding caveolin-2, translating to MGLEKEKLDTSIIMDEDEFNRSIEPILSKKGNVYAASPDRDPNDINAHLKVGFEDVIAEPISTHSFDRVWIGSHAAFELVKFIFYRLLTTLLAVPVAFILGIVFGVLSCVHIWLVMPMIQSFMMLLPSVQVVWRSLTGILVTPLFHSMGKVLSSIQVKTTEN from the exons ATGGGTTTAGAGAAGGAGAAACTGGACACCAGCATAATTATGGACGAAGATGAGTTCAACAGATCGATAGAGCCCATTCTGTCGAAAAAGGGGAATGTATATGCAGCGTCGCCGGACAGAGATCCAAACGATATCAACGCACATTTGAAG GTGGGTTTTGAAGATGTCATCGCGGAGCCCATTTCCACGCACAGCTTTGACAGAGTGTGGATTGGAAGCCACGCCGCCTTTGAGCTGGTCAAATTCATCTTTTACCGCCTGCTGACTACATTACTCGCTGTGCCCGTGGCTTTCATCCTCGGGATAGTCTTTGGAGTGCTCAGCTGTGTTCACATCTG GCTGGTGATGCCCATGATCCAGAGCTTCATGATGCTCTTACCATCAGTCCAGGTAGTGTGGAGGAGTCTAACGGGCATTCTCGTAACACCACTCTTCCACAGTATGGGAAAGGTCCTGTCCTCCATTCAAGTTAAGACTACAGAAAACTGA